The Cheilinus undulatus linkage group 2, ASM1832078v1, whole genome shotgun sequence genome has a window encoding:
- the wdr81 gene encoding WD repeat-containing protein 81 isoform X1 — translation MDWLMQAVERDLGVDQRQQGPGPRPRELIAIVPTRWVMGLRERRVLRCARFDSNSEAEIHTYLQCSQAKLPPGWTRVCIQGLRKSKLSYRLARDPCHQLMEFMPQDSYVKTMQCLSHHNVRNLWRDAHHKLVQTYAGPNEQMHTPAVDAVRHALQKLFNSTFISPDRVSPSLSPAKEKEKENYLPSSSSCISKSQSNHLCPNVLPAECLLETAEMLYVILPYTQYSLHDIVSFSPAKLANSHAKVLFILYQSLIALQACHAAGLSCGELSLQDIAVDEQLCSRLKLNLTHYEDLGAEGDANRDATGRQVPKSVMPSDTSCMSQENKRLCNDCFDELKTLVLDWVHGRVSNFRYLMELNRLAGRREGDPNYHPVLPWVVDFTVPFGKFRDLRRSKFRLTKGDKQLDFTYEMTKEALAAAVGNGVGGGGVGGDLSGSVGAGGTGQPEHLHVPHHISDVLSDITYYVYKARQTPKSVLCSHVRSQWEPNEYPASMERMQSWSPDECIPEFYTDPSIFRSIHPDMPDLDVPSWCKSCEEFIEVHRRLLESREVSQHLHHWIDLTFGYKLSGKEAVKAKNVCLHLVDNHTNLTTYGVVQLFDQPHPPRLSSSQYAPAEPPLLGLAALNVPSLHFPQINTVADSVDGMVPESTGCESSGWTMVDREEELEQGMEALDSLTSSVSCSVPLPVSTAGGKTGGEHTALIVSQSPSSFPGDLASGLGPGLRSAMLQRGGPTNKKHGEGSVAASNADEIKISLPEGFNPLQPLEELEKLNNFLVKSLHAEVSSDFMRDSAIIESLPSLTQLYQRDMQALGVLIAEIFYSCKLRGVKPGNPLRQRFQAVMKLCSASLRDVPLCLHHALETLLLMEKHSGTAHREVPDCPRPLLFKYDPIRDGLPPPNPCQLLNSIITPFPFPSYFAPLHNFIFSYHAKMETTCSYQGRDVVFHLWQQLETLLRGNITAEGLEILLPFILALMLEEYTAVYAAWYLFEPISRVLGPRNASKYLLKPLINVYENPHCLRGRFYLYTDCFILQLIVRLGLQAFLSSLLPHVLQVITGFESCSSDSGGEACKGLRGGTCNLGEEEEDDFQCGEQRSSSGSVSGAIGGSSGASGGVGVVGDTGLVDYSSGISLSDQVFLTEAEDFQNGFYVNNGTGVAAGKQQSQNSAAKEQDQESLSVGKLSDKSSTSELSLGDGDSMRDRASLKSADSSQDLKQASEGEEGGELEEEEVTETNEGKDETDDPPVHNLELTLSACTIDTVATLEGDFVNGMELEEMEKDTVEVQDEEDHGPSDDSEEKEQKILLDTVCKTVRWLSAKLGPTVTSRYVARNLLRLLTNCYIGPEKHQFVTSSIEDSSLESVGLGSVYEKKPVVGDQTAGPVLECLIYIAQLYGEPVLTYQYLPYIGYLVSPPSSQRLNTRKEASLLGAVALTQKIIVFLSDATLMDMLMKINQDVLLPLLDLLTTPRMGFPSGVQTRTAVCLKTLSLMALICLRIGREMVQQHMADTLRRFFAVFSLLHSLQPQLDGAPHRMVGEVTVVDVRTPEGSNATYELGVLEELQTVFNPEMAHASYIPFYCLIGDVAIRKLVPNHELVWQLAQSYHQSVSQVSPGTNLTAASKVDLPPSSVGLSSVFGRRVGGSPFPSPSTNSIQLGDSLPESGTFGSHLVGNRIQVSRDADFDGSSTLGLAGSWGRSSHITPIITTSSTFTTPSVGAASFSSSWVTDPTPEDSALKQELPRSGRSLQGNWLAYWQYEIGLNQQDPHFHFHQIRLQSFLGHSGTTKCLAPLAGEDYFLSGSKDKTVKLWPLYNHGDGTQEVEPRLTYNDHRKSVFYVGQLEASQEVVSCDGTVHLWDQYTGKQIRSYEAVDGKNPITAVTTMPAPHCSVVFGSADSVLRFIDPRKPGLQHEFRLAYNNVSAGLIRYLAVSPSGRTVAAGFSSGFIVLLDARTGLVLKGWPAHEGDILQMKAAEGNLVISSSTDYTLSVWKDLENKPLRQYKSQSDPIHAFDLYGPEIVTGTVANKIGVYSMADISLSPVSSTKLSSENFRGTLTSLAVLPTKRLLLLGSENGAIRLLA, via the exons ATGGATTGGCTGATGCAAGCGGTTGAGAGAGACTTGGGGGTTGACCAACGGCAGCAAGGCCCAGGTCCCCGTCCCAGAGAGCTCATAGCCATCGTTCCAACACGCTGGGTGATGGGCCTGAGGGAGAGGAGGGTCTTGCGCTGTGCCCGCTTTGACAGCAACAGTGAGGCTGAAATTCACACATACCTTCAGTGTTCCCAGGCAAAGTTGCCTCCTGGATGGACACGAGTTTGCATTCAGGGTCTCAGGAAAAGCAAGCTGAGCTACAGATTGGCCAGAGATCCTTGTCATCAACTGATGGAGTTCATGCCACAGGATTCCTATGTCAAAACCATGCAGTGTTTGTCGCACCACAATGTCAG GAATCTGTGGCGGGATGCTCATCACAAACTTGTGCAGACATATGCAGGACCTAATGAGCAGATGCACACGCCAGCTGTAGATGCAGTCCGTCATGCTCTGCAGAAGCTTTTCAATTCCACATTCATCTCACCTGACAGAGTTTCACCATCCCTTTCTCCAGCcaaagagaaggagaaggaaAACTACTTGCCATCCAGTTCATCTTGCATTTCTAAGTCCCAGTCAAACCATCTGTGTCCCAATGTTCTACCTGCAGAGTGTCTGCTGGAGACAGCAGAGATGCTCTATGTAATTTTACCTTACACTCAGTATTCACTTCATGACATTGTGTCCTTCAGCCCAGCCAAGCTCGCCAACAGCCATGCCAAAGTGTTGTTCATTCTCTACCAGTCACTTATAGCTCTGCAGGCGTGTCATGCAGCTGGTCTATCTTGTGGAGAGCTCTCCCTGCAGGACATAGCAGTAGATGAGCAGCTCTGCAGCCGACTGAAGCTTAACCTAACCCATTATGAGGATCTGGGAGCAGAAGGGGATGCAAACCGTGATGCTACTGGCAGACAAGTGCCAAAAAGTGTCATGCCAAGTGACACTTCCTGTATGAGCCAAGAGAACAAACGACTTTGCAATGATTGTTTTGATGAGCTCAAGACATTGGTTCTGGACTGGGTCCATGGCCGAGTCAGTAACTTCCGATACTTGATGGAGCTGAACAGGTTGGCAGGACGACGAGAAGGAGACCCCAATTATCACCCAGTGCTGCCTTGGGTGGTGGACTTCACTGTGCCATTTGGTAAGTTCCGGGACCTCAGGAGGTCAAAGTTCAGGCTCACAAAGGGAGATAAACAGCTGGACTTCACATACGAGATGACCAAAGAGGCTTTGGCGGCTGCAGTGGGTAATGGAGTTGGTGGAGGTGGTGTTGGAGGAGACCTCAGTGGCTCTGTAGGTGCTGGTGGCACTGGACAGCCAGAGCATCTCCATGTACCTCATCACATATCTGATGTGCTCTCTGACATCACATACTATGTCTACAAAGCCAGGCAGACACCCAAGTCAGTGTTGTGCAGTCACGTTAGATCCCAGTGGGAGCCTAATGAGTACCCGGCCAGTATGGAGCGCATGCAGAGCTGGAGCCCTGATGAGTGCATTCCAGAGTTCTACACAGATCCCTCTATTTTTCGCTCAATCCACCCCGATATGCCAGACCTGGATGTGCCTTCCTGGTGCAAGTCATGCGAGGAATTTATAGAGGTCCATCGACGCCTTTTAGAGAGCAGAGAGGTGTCCCAGCATTTGCATCACTGGATTGATCTCACATTTGGCTACAAACTCTCTGGTAAAGAGGCTGTCAAGGCCAAGAATGTGTGCCTCCACCTGGTTGATAACCACACCAATCTGACTACCTATGGTGTAGTTCAACTGTTTGACCAGCCCCACCCACCCCGTTTATCCTCTTCCCAGTATGCCCCAGCAGAACCTCCTCTCCTTGGTCTTGCTGCTCTTAATGTGCCTTCTTTACACTTCCCTCAAATCAACACTGTGGCTGACTCTGTGGATGGGATGGTGCCAGAGTCCACAGGGTGCGAGTCCAGCGGCTGGACCATGGTAGACAGGGAGGAAGAGCTTGAACAAGGTATGGAAGCCCTGGACTCATTAACGTCTTCTGTATCCTGTTCTGTGCCACTGCCAGTCAGTACTGCTGGGGGGAAAACAGGAGGAGAGCACACAGCACTTATTGTATCACAATCCCCAAGTTCATTCCCTGGTGATTTAGCAAGCGGCTTAGGGCCAGGTTTACGCAGTGCCATGTTACAAAGAGGGGGGCCGACAAACAAAAAGCACGGAGAGGGAAGTGTGGCTGCCAGCAATGCAGATGAAATCAAAATCAGCCTCCCTGAGGGGTTCAACCCATTGCAGCCtttggaggagctggagaaaTTGAACAATTTCCTGGTAAAGAGTCTGCACGCTGAAGTATCCAGTGACTTCATGAGAGACAGTGCGATAATTGAATCTCTACCCTCTCTCACACAGCTCTACCAAAGAGACATGCAGGCCCTTGGTGTTCTCATTGCTGAGATATTCTATTCTTGTAAACTGCGGGGAGTCAAACCCGGAAACCCCCTCAGACAGCGTTTCCAAGCAGTTATGAAGCTCTGCTCTGCCAGCCTCCGTGATGTGCCTCTGTGTTTGCATCATGCTCTGGAGACACTGCTGCTAATGGAGAAGCACTCTGGAACAGCACATAGAGAAGTGCCAGATTGCCCACGTCCTCTACTTTTCAAGTATGACCCTATTCGTGACGGCTTGCCTCCTCCAAACCCCTGCCAGCTATTGAATTCGATCATCACCCCCTTTCCTTTCCCTTCCTACTTTGCACCACTTCATAATTTCATCTTTTCCTACCATGCAAAAATGGAGACTACATGCAGTTATCAAGGAAGAGATGTCGTCTTTCACCTGTGGCAGCAACTTGAGACACTGTTGCGTGGCAACATCACAGCTGAGGGTCTTGAGATTCTCTTGCCCTTCATTCTGGCCCTAATGCTCGAGGAGTACACAGCTGTCTATGCTGCTTGGTACCTTTTTGAGCCCATTTCTAGAGTGCTTGGCCCTAGAAATGCAAGCAAGTACTTATTGAAGCCACTGATCAATGTTTATGAGAACCCCCACTGCCTGCGAGGACGTTTCTATCTCTACacagactgtttcattttgcaGCTCATTGTACGACTCGGCCTCCAAGCCTTTCTGTCTAGCCTGCTCCCCCATGTGCTACAAGTCATTACTGGCTTTGAAAGCTGCAGCTCAGACTCTGGCGGGGAAGCTTGTAAAGGCTTGAGGGGAGGCACGTGTAATCttggagaggaagaagaagacgaCTTTCAGTGCGGCGAGCAGCGGTCATCCTCGGGGTCTGTCAGTGGGGCAATTGGAGGCAGCAGCGGAGCCAGTGGAGGAGTCGGGGTGGTGGGAGACACAGGACTGGTCGATTACTCCTCTGGCATCAGTCTCAGTGACCAAGTGTTTCTCACAGAGGCAGAGGACTTTCAGAATGGGTTTTATGTCAACAACGGAACAGGAGTGGCTGCTGGGAAACAGCAGAGCCAGAACTCCGCAGCCAAGGAGCAAGACCAGGAGTCTCTAAGTGTGGGGAAACTTAGTGACAAAAGCAGCACAAgtgagctgtcactgggtgacgGAGACTCAATGAGGGATCGTGCCAGTCTTAAGTCAGCTGACAGCAGCCAGGACCTCAAACAGGCCAGtgagggagaggagggtggagagCTGGAGGAAGAAGAGGTGACTGAGACTAATGAGGGTAAAGACGAGACAGATGATCCTCCTGTTCACAACCTGGAGCTCACTCTCTCTGCTTGCACAATAGACACTGTAGCCACTCTTGAAGGCGATTTTGTGAATGGAATGgaactggaggagatggagaaagaCACTGTGGAAGTGCAGGATGAGGAAGATCACGGTCCTTCTGATGATTCTGAGGAGAAAGAGCAAAAGATTCTTTTGG ATACAGTCTGCAAAACGGTACGGTGGCTTTCGGCAAAGCTTGGACCAACTGTGACATCTCGATACGTGGCCAGAAATTTGTTGCGATTGCTCACAAATTGTTACATTG GGCCTGAAAAACATCAGTTTGTCACCTCTTCAATAGAGGACAGCAGTCTGGAAAGTGTGGGATTGGGCAGTGTTTACGAGAAGAAACCTGTAGTTGGTGACCAGACAGCAGGGCCTGTGTTGGAGTGTCTCATCTACATAGCTCAGCTCTATGGAGAGCCTGTGCTCACTTACCAGTACCTGCCTTATATTGGATATCTG GTCTCTCCACCTTCTTCTCAGCGTCTTAACACACGTAAGGAGGCCAGTCTGCTTGGAGCCGTTGCACTTACTCAGAAGATTattgtctttctctctgatgcCACCCTAATGGACATGCTGATGAAGATCAATCAGGATGTGCTTCTGCCTCTACTTGACTTGCTCACCACTCCACGCATGGG GTTCCCCAGTGGGGTGCAGACTCGCACTGCTGTCTGTCTCAAGACTCTCAGCCTGATGGCCCTCATCTGTCTGCGCATTGGGAGGGAGATGGTGCAACAGCATATGGCTGACACTCTGCGTCGGTTCTttgctgttttctctctgttgcaTTCTCTGCAGCCCCAG CTTGATGGCGCCCCTCACAGGATGGTTGGAGAGGTCACGGTTGTAGATGTCCGCACTCCTGAAGGGTCAAATGCAACCTATGAATTGGGAGtcctggaggagctgcagactgtgtttaaccctgagatggCCCACGCCTCTTACATCCCTTTCTACTGCCTCATAG GTGATGTGGCGATCAGAAAACTGGTGCCAAACCACGAGCTGGTGTGGCAGTTAGCTCAGTCTTATCATCAGAGTGTGAGTCAAGTGAGCCCAGGTACAAATCTGACTGCAGCTTCTAAGGTAgacctccctccctcctctgtgGGTCTCTCATCTGTCTTTGGTCGACGTGTGGGTGGAAGCCCATTCCCTTCACCTTCTACTAACTCCATCCAGCTGGGAGACTCACTCCCTGAATCAGGCACGTTTGGGAGCCACCTTGTAGGAAACCGTATCCAAGTGTCCAGGGATGCTGATTTTGATGGTAGTTCGACCTTGGGCCTGGCTGGCTCTTGGGGACGGTCCAGCCACATCACCCCAATTATCACCACATCCTCCACCTTCACCACTCCATCTGTGGGCGCAGCatccttttcctcctcctggGTGACAGACCCCACTCCAGAGGACAGCGCCCTGAAGCAGGAGCTCCCTCGCAGTGGTCGTTCCCTTCAAGGAAATTGGCTGGCCTACTGGCAGTATGAGATTGGCCTCAACCAGCAGGATCCACATTTCCACTTTCACCAGATTCGACTGCAGAGCTTTCTGGGTCACTCAGGCACCACTAAGTGTTTGGCACCGCTGGCAGGGGAGGATTACTTCCTCTCAGGTAGTAAAGACAAGACTGTGAAGCTTTGGCCCCTATATAACCATGGTGATGGAACGCAGGAGGTGGAGCCCAGGCTGACGTATAATGACCATCGAAAATCAGTCTTTTATGTTGGACAGCTGGAGGCTTCACAGGAGGTGGTGAGCTGTGATGGCACTGTGCACCTCTGGGACCAGTATACAG GCAAGCAGATCCGCTCATATGAAGCTGTGGACGGAAAGAATCCCATCACAGCTGTCACCACCATGCCAGCGCCACATTGCAGTGTTGTGTTTGGCAGTGCAGATTCTGTGCTTCGCTTTATTGATCCTCGCAAACCAGGATTGCAG CATGAATTCCGTCTGGCATACAACAATGTGAGCGCTGGACTCATCCGCTACCTGGCAGTGAGCCCCTCGGGGCGCACCGTGGCTGCAGGTTTCTCATCTGGCTTCATTGTTCTGCTAGATGCGCGCACCGGACTCGTTCTAAAGGGATGGCCGGCTCATGAGGGAGATATTCTTCAAATGAAG